Sequence from the Acropora muricata isolate sample 2 chromosome 10, ASM3666990v1, whole genome shotgun sequence genome:
CTGTCCATATGTGCTttcatgaaaataataattgctgTGGTTTCCCTTTTTATCAGCACAACAGGTAAAAGGGTTtttcaactggtagagcacttcCAAGGATCATTGCTTATTATGTCTGCTCAGTGCATTTTATGGAATAGAAACCTACCTCATTTTAGTTCACTTCATACAGATAGCATTGCCCTTACTTCTTTATGAATACAGTGATCAGAGCTTGGTATAATGAGTGTACCAGTACATGATTTTCATTTATCAGTTGAGTTATATCAATGGTATAATTtggattttcaacaattccaggctATTTTAAGCGGTAATAAGTGATGTTAGAGACAGTAAATCTTACAGGTAACTGCCTGAAAAGGAAAGTGACAATATTATTGGACTTCAAACAATAAGATGCAAATTTCAGTATGGTTACCAGAGTATGCATGTTTAATCCCATTCCCTGTTGttcatgttttatttttaagttggaaaaataataatgtaCTTTTGTGCCACAAGTACAGTTTAAAGGGTGGATATCATGATGTGCAGAATGGTCATTTTGTTCCATGGTTATgcatgaaagaaaaaacaacaaatcagACTTACTGATCCATGAGCCATAGCCCCTACAACAACGACTATTGGGTCATCATTTGGTATGATTTCTTTCCACTTCACAAGTTTATCAGAGTGAAAAGAGGTACCTAAAAATCAAGGAAACATTTGAGACAAGGTCATGTTACAAAATGTAGTACTTATTTAATTGCATTGATGTATTGCATGTTCACCTGCATGCAGGTTACATGAAGGACATGTAGCTTTTTCCCAAAACTCACCAATTTTTCGACAGCCAGTTGGCAAATGGTCTGTAACTGGATTTTTGATAACCtgacaagaaattaaaaaatactAATTCAAAATAGTTCACAGtattttactgaaattattCCTTTTAAGCAACTTTGACATAACAGTCATTGAGCAAAAAACATTCAGAAATCCATGATTAACTGTTggacagtaataataatattcactGACAGAAATCCATATCCATTTGGGATAACAGGAACTAATTATTAATGATTGATTTTTGATAATCTAGTGCAGCGACAACAAGAAAAACAGCTTTTATCAACCTTTAATAACTTCTCAGGTCCATTTGCAGCATGAATGCTCAACTTGTGCAACAACTGAACTGTAAACAAggatagaaaaagaaaatgataccATCCTATTATTACACTAGGAAACAAAAGGGAGGAAGTTCAAAACCCAACCAGACCACTGTGAACAGATTTTCGTATTTAAATACAGCTATTACACTGTAATATAACCTCTCATCATTATAATATTGCCTACCTTTTTTACACTAAAgactctgggcaaaaacgtcctaactgacattttgtgtttttttactTTGTGCTAAAAaatggctgactttttgcatgtgacccaacattattaagaaaataagtgttctataatatttttggctggtttgttttttatttccaaaaaaattaacatatgcaataatgttgggtcacatgcaaaaagtcaaccacttttgagcaaaaatttaaaaaacgcaaaatgtcagttaggacgtttttgcccagagcccttcattATTTCTGTCTTTTTAAGCTACAGATGTAGAAGTGGAAAACTGGTGCTTGACTAGCTGTCTTTCTATGACAGTTGACAACAATGTGTATCTTTCTTCTCCAAAACCTCTCAACATGGACGGATACCTTTTCTGGCAtatttaattaacaaaaaaaaaaacagaaaaaagcaacTTATCACACAAGCTCACCACTTGTTTAAAACAAAGAGCTCCAGACAAGAATTAATCATGCAATTAGTTTACTGTCAGTATTGAGTTGTAGAGAAATATGATGCACACATGGGGACCAGGTTACTATACATCTTCTTAAGGTTccttactaatattattattttctgtCAACGCTTTTGATCCTTATGAAGGAAATTATTAATACTAATTATTACATTTTTGATCACTGACTCCAATTTGACTTACCCATTAGACCACAAAAACGATCAAATGTTCTTGGAATCCGGGTGTGAGGGTTGATCTCTATGAGAACGTTTCTCTCTGTGTGAACATAGACTTGCAAAAGTCCTGCTTTATTCAGAGGACTGTCCAACAACATTAACAGGCACTGGAAACAATATGGGAAAAGTGAGATAATCTATAGTGAAGAGACAAGATTATGGAGACAAAACCGCGACGCTCAAGGCAAGGATAAATATTTATGCACCAGGGTTATTTCCTAATTCTTGGATACCTTCAGGTTATACGGTCTTCGCTAAGCTTACCTGATGAGCAATATCTGGCCTGGAAAGAGCTGGGTCTCTCTTAAACTTTTTCATCATCGTTTTGTGTCGATCACAATTCAACAATTCAAAATTCTttccattctacaaaaaaggaaaaaaatatttgcatcagttgatgaaggaaaaaaacagaTACATTCAAAAATCTTTCATTAGAACATGTTTGTGTGCACATGCGCATTCAAGCCGAATTCAAGTggattttatataataacccaagttattctcgcattctgattggttctcgcctatgatctattagaggacagatgcATGGATGACGACAGTGCTCGActcaattttttgaattttgaatttg
This genomic interval carries:
- the LOC136931863 gene encoding ribosomal RNA small subunit methyltransferase NEP1-like, coding for MADEESEFERPRKIPRTLQEKDSGKRLILILEKASLETVKNGKNFELLNCDRHKTMMKKFKRDPALSRPDIAHQCLLMLLDSPLNKAGLLQVYVHTERNVLIEINPHTRIPRTFDRFCGLMVQLLHKLSIHAANGPEKLLKVIKNPVTDHLPTGCRKIGTSFHSDKLVKWKEIIPNDDPIVVVVGAMAHGSVDVPYIEESVAISQYPLSGALTCAKICTAFEEAWGVF